CACTCCACGAATCGATCCTTACCCCCGGAGCCTGGGGCAGGTGCGTGGTCTGATCCACACCATCAGCCTTGTCGAAGCCCTGTATTGCCTGATCAGCAGTCAGGTTTCGGGCTACCTGTTCTGCCGGCTGGAGCGAAGACAGATCCACATCGGCATCGACAACGGGCGCGTCGTGGACGTGCGAACGAACTACGATCGCGAGGACACCTTCGGGCGCTTTTTGGTAAAGATCCTGAGGATCACGCCCGCGGACCTGCGCCGGGCGCAGGCGGCGTATCCCGTCCCCGACACCCTGAAGCACCAGATTTATGTGGATCTCGGCATCCTCACGCCCGATGACTTGGGCGACGCGCTCCGTCAGTTTCACGCGACGAAGTTGCTGTCCGTCTTCAAGAAAACGTGGGACGGCGGGTTTTTCGAGTTTCGGCCATGCACGATCTCGTCCGACGTCCCGGAGAAATCCAACCTGAAGCTCTGCGATTTCCTGAAATTCGGCCTGAAGCGCCATGTCGCCGTCCGTTGGGCATTGCGCGACATGGAGCGCGAGGCTCGTGAACGAATGCTCAAATTGCGTCAAACGCGGCGATTCGACCGGGTCTCGAAGCTGCTGGAACTGGACGGCGCATCTACCGACATGCTCCGTCGGCTCGAAGGGCGAACGTTGCGCGAACTCCGTCACGAACCGACCTACGATCACACCGACGCGGTTCACCTGGTGTTCTTGATGCTCGTGACCGGCGCAATGCGTCTGGGCCCGCGCGACGATGCCCAAGACGGGGCCGCGCTTGCCGACATACCCGGCGACGATGCCGTTTTGTTGCCGCTCGAGGCCGAAACCGAGGCCGACCTTCGATACCTCACGGAACTTCAACACGGCCAGAAGTGCTTTCACGACAATAAATTCGAACGAGCGTCGCACCATCTCCGCGCGGCGATGGACCTGAATCGACACTCGTCAGAGGCGATGGCTCTCATGGCGTGGATCGTCTTTTGCGGGGGGAGGCCGGGCTTGCCCGCCGTGCAGGAAGCGAAGGACCTTCTCAAGGAATCGTTGTCGCTCAACGATCGCAACGATCGCGCCCACTATTTTCTGGGTTTGATTTTCAAGTCGGAGCACAAGTACAGTCTGGCCGCGACGCACTTTCGCATGGCGTATGCGTTGAATCCGCTCAACGAGGACGCGGAGATTCAGATCCGCCAGTCGCTCGATCGCCTTCAGAAGGACGGAGGCGAAGACGCGGGGTCGGACTCGTCCGCGTGAGCGTCGGCGTCGCGCCGATGGAATCCCATTTCGGAGGGAAGCGGTGTTTTGGGTCAAACTGATTCTTCTGGTCGCGTTTGTTGTCGCGCTTGTTCCCATGGTCGCGTATGCGGTCGGGCGCTTTCTGCGCATCGACCGTCGCGCCGACGTCACGCATCACGTGCGCACCGCCGACGGATGGACGCTCGCGCTCCACGAGTACCGCCCCGCGCCGGACGCGCCGAAGCGCGCCGAACCGGTGCTTTGTTGCCATGGTCTCGGCGGTAACCGTGTCGGCTTCGACTTCTCCGAACGCACCAGCATCGCGCGGTCGCTCGCGGCGCGCGGACATCGCGTTTTCTTGCTGGAGCTGCGCGGCGCGGGGGAGTCGGAGACGCCGATTTTCTACGACACGCCCCGTTGGAAGTGGAACTTCGATACCTATGTCGATCTCGACGCACCGGCCGCCATCGACGCCGTGCTGGCCGTCACCGGCGCGAAGAAGTTGCACTGGGTCGGCCACTCAATGGGCGGAATGATCGGATACAGCGTGTCGCAGGGGCCGCGCGGCGACCGGCTGGCGTCGCTCGTCACCATGGGCAGCCCGGGTTCCTTCGCCCATGCCGAAAAGGCGCAGGTCCTGCGTCCGGTCGTGTCGCACTTCAAGGCGGTTTATCTCGCGCAGATTTCGCAGCTCTTCGCGCCGCTGATCGAATACATTCCGAAGGTGCAGCGGTGGACGGGCAACGAAAACCTGCTACCGGGCGATTACGCGAAGTCCTTCGCCAATCTCCAGAGCAACATCCCCATCACGCTGCTGCTTCAGTTTGCCGACTTCGCGCGCGATCGCACCGTGTGCGCATATGACGGGCGCGATTTCCTCGCCGGTCTCGCAAACGTCTCGACGCCCTACCTGTGCGTCGGCGCGGAAAACGATTACACGATTCCCCCGTCATCCGTGCAGGTGATTCACGACACGATGGGGTCGGCGAATAAGCGTTTGCACATCGTCGGACCATCGTCGGGTGCGCGCGGACGCTACGGGCATCTGACGATGCTCATCGGACGCGACGCCGCCGAGGAGCTCTACCCGGTGCTCTTCGAGTGGCTCGAATCGGGATGGAAGAACGCGGCCGCCGCGCCGGTGGAGTCCACGGAAGCCGTGCAAAAGATCGCATCTGCACCGGCGAAAACGCCCTCGCGTCGGCCTAAGCCAGCGCCGAAGAAAGCGGATGCCCCGAAGCCCGCTCCGAAAAAAACGGCCCGGAAAACGCCCCCGAAACCGAAGGGCTAACGATCTACTTGTATTCGGGGTGCGCGGCGCGAAACGCATCGGCCGTCGTCTTGCGTTCAAAAAACTCCGCGACCGCGAGCGCCGTCGCGCGGTGCGTCTCGGGGAGATTCTCGCCGATCCACGCCTTCCAGTCGGCGAGATCCGGTGCGGGATTCGTCACCGGCGGGTCCTTGAGGCTGTAGCGGATGTATTCGCCCGCGTAGTCCGCACGGTCCGTCCAGAATCCCCACACGATCTGAAGGAAACGCAGTTTCTCTTCGATCGCACGCGTCTTTTGCAGCGGGTGTGCCTCGTTGAAGTAGTAATTCACGAGGTCCGGGTTGTCCTTCAGATAGAGCGACACCTCGGCGAGCCCGGCGACGCACAGGCTGTTTTGCGAACTGATGCCGAAGGAATAGTTGTAGAACGACTTGGCGTGCTCCCACTGCTTCGCCTCGTGAAAACGCGACGCGGCAAAGAGGGCGACCTTGGCGTCGGAAAACATCGAGGTCGCCTGCATCAGCACGCCCGCGGCTTTTGTCCATTCGCCGCGTTTCAGATACAGATCGCCCAGTGCCACCATCGGCGGCGAGTATCGCCCGAGCGAACCGAGCGACGACTCGTAGAGCGAAATCGCCGAGTCGAAATCGCCGTCCTGCACCAGCCGCCCGCCGACCGCCATCACCATCGTGCGCCGATCGTCCTGATCCTTGTACGGCAGCGCGCGACGCACCGCGTCCACCGCCGAGCCGAGCCGATTGTGTTTTTTGGCGAAGGCGAGGAACCGCGCGACGTCGGATTCCTTGACGCCGCTCTCCGCGTCGATCGCGTCGGCGTAGGCCGCGAACGCGCCGTCGATGTCGCCGGCCATCTCCCGGGCCATCGCTTCGAGGCGCAGCGTGTCGGGATCGGCGGAGGTGAGACCGCGCGCCGTCTGAAACGCGGCGATCGCGCCCGCGTAATCCTTTTTGCGATAACGCAGCGAGCCGACGATCCGCCACACGTCGGCGTCGTTCGGCGATTCTTCCAGCGCGGTGGCGAGGATCTTCTCCGCCTCCTCGATCTTCCCCGCGCGCTCATAAGCCGCGCCGAGCCGCTTGCGCAATTCCGGATCGCCCGGGCTCGCCTCGACGAGCCTTCGCAGCACCTCGGCCGCGCGCCCGAAATCCTCCGCCTTCTCGTGATACCCCGCGAGGGCAAGCTGGCCCTCGAAGGTCGGCGCGGCGGCCTCGGCCTTGGCCTGAAACGTCGCCGCCTCGGCGAAGCGCTCTTCCTGGACGAGAGATTCCACCAGCCCCGCGTACTCGTTGAAACCGCGAGGATCGAGACGCTGCGCGTCGAGCAACGCCTCGGCCGCGGACCCGTAATTCCCATTGCGGTAGTGCCAACGCCCGAGCATGAGGTAGTAAAACGGCGAACGCGCGCCGGCGGCCACGGCCAGTTCCAGATAACGATACGCGAGTTCCTCGTCGTTCGCGGCGAACGCGCACATCGCCGCCTCGGAAAACGTCCCCGCGTCGGCGTACTGCATCTCGGTCGCCTGACGAAACCACAGCAGCGCCGTCTCCAGATCGCCCGACGCCTGATAGATCCACGCGATGCGGCGGATGGGGTGCGTGTCGGAGGGATCGGCGTTCACCGCCGTCGCGAGGTGCCCGAGCGCGAGATCGGTGTTGCCGCTCTGAAACGCCCGTGCCGACTGCTCCATCGCCATCTTCGCCGCCGGGATCGAGTCGCGGTCCAAAAACTCCTGCACGGTCCACGACGCCGCGTCGCACGCGCGGCCCGCGCCGCCGTCCACCGGGCGGCTCGCGTACTCGGTCGAAAAGCTTTTGCCGCTCACGCCGAGTGTGAGCACGAGCGGCGGATTGCCGCCGCGCAGTTCCATCACCAACAGCCGGTCGAGTCCCTTTTCCTTCGCCACTTTGTAGAGCGAGTAGCGGTCCATCTTCTCAGGTTTCGCGATTCGCTCGATCGTCGCCGCGGGATGGTCCTCGAACACCTTCACCACGCACTCCGCCACGTCATCCGTCGAGTAGCCGTACATGCCCTTGTGTTCGACGTAGATGCCCAGCTTCGCGCGCCCGTCGACCGGAGATTCGGCGAGCGCGGAGCACGCGAAGGCGAGAACGATCGCGACGGCGACCGGGAGATGGAAACGGCGGATCAGCATGCCCGAGGGTGCGGGTAGGGTTCGGTGCGCGTGTGCTGCGCGCGGTTGGCGGCGACGAGGACGTCGAAGTCGAGGCCCTTTTCGGCGATCTTGCGCCGGACGATGCCGTCGATCACGACCGCCTTGTCCATGATGTATCGGCCCACGTTGTTCTCGTCATAGGTCGTGTGCCAGTCGAAGAACACGTCGCCCAGATGCTGGAAACACGGAATGCAGATGGGCTGCACGCCGTGAACGCCGCGCCGGAACCGGTAGCCGATCCACATGCCGAGGTCCTTGAGCAGCGCGCGCTCGGCCAGCTTGTCGATTCCCATTTCCAGCAGCGGCGCGCGGTACTCGATGCCGTAACGCCAATAAATGTCCGACATCGATTGCCGCGTCACCGGCATCGACATCACCGCGTACTCGCCGCCCACGCTCGAGCAGATCGCCGTGCGCGGGATGGAGTGCTCCAAACAACGCACCACGATGTTCGTCAGCATGCCGAGATGGCAGCCCAGGCACCAGATCGCGTGCCCGCCGTAGGGCTTCCAGTCCTTGACCAGCGAGCGGCCCGTGATCTCGTTGAACACGTCGGTCTGGTTGACGATGACGTGGTTCACGCGCTCCTCGCCGAAGATGCGGCCCAGGTCGCGCGCGTGGCGCTCCGAAAGCTGCGGCCACAGGTTTCCGTAGTTGTGGTGCATCGTGTAGAGGTAGATGCCGCCCGTGTACTTGCGCCCGAAGATGTAGGCGACCGCCGTCGAATCGAGCCCGCCGGAGTAGGCGATATTGAACGCGCCGGGCTCGGTTTCGGCCCAGAACCGGTCGAGTTTTTCGTACAGCGTCTTGCGCACCGCGTCCATCGATCTCGCGTCCCTCAAAAAAGACGCGCGACCCTAGCACGCGGCCGGACGGGGGATCAAGGCGAAAGCGGATTTGCCAAACGACTCGCCCGGGTTCAGGCTTCGGAGTGTGGAACAGGCGCCCCCGCCTGTTGGGATCTCGCGACGGCCCTCGGGACGAACGATTTCCATTCTGGAAACAGGTGCTCTCCCGGCGCTGCTAATACTCGTTCCCCGGGTCGTTCGTCCGCTTGATCCGCTCGAACGGCGACGCATGGCCCACCGCGTTCTTCTCGATGTCCCGACTCATTTTCTCGGCTCTTCGAGAATTCCGTACTTGAAGAGTAAAAACGTCGGACACGGCGTACCTTTCGGGTTGCAACAATCCGATCCGAAAGGCAGAGGCGACGTCCGACGACATTTTGTACCACGGTCTTGGGGTCTGGGGATATCGGGTGACGCGGCGGCGGTTTGAACGGGGTCGTTGCCTCATGGAAATCGCCGGGGACGCGCGCGAGCTTCGTTGCGCGGCGTGCGGATCGCGGGAGGTGATTCGTTGCGGGAATGTCCCTCGGGTTTTTCTGGCGCCGCCGATCGGACGGCAGGTCGTGGCCCTGCGTTACGAGGTCCCGCGCGTGGAATGTCTGGATTGC
Above is a window of Deltaproteobacteria bacterium DNA encoding:
- a CDS encoding transposase family protein, whose amino-acid sequence is MEIAGDARELRCAACGSREVIRCGNVPRVFLAPPIGRQVVALRYEVPRVECLDCGIVRQVR
- a CDS encoding alpha/beta fold hydrolase; protein product: MFWVKLILLVAFVVALVPMVAYAVGRFLRIDRRADVTHHVRTADGWTLALHEYRPAPDAPKRAEPVLCCHGLGGNRVGFDFSERTSIARSLAARGHRVFLLELRGAGESETPIFYDTPRWKWNFDTYVDLDAPAAIDAVLAVTGAKKLHWVGHSMGGMIGYSVSQGPRGDRLASLVTMGSPGSFAHAEKAQVLRPVVSHFKAVYLAQISQLFAPLIEYIPKVQRWTGNENLLPGDYAKSFANLQSNIPITLLLQFADFARDRTVCAYDGRDFLAGLANVSTPYLCVGAENDYTIPPSSVQVIHDTMGSANKRLHIVGPSSGARGRYGHLTMLIGRDAAEELYPVLFEWLESGWKNAAAAPVESTEAVQKIASAPAKTPSRRPKPAPKKADAPKPAPKKTARKTPPKPKG
- a CDS encoding tetratricopeptide repeat protein, encoding MLIRRFHLPVAVAIVLAFACSALAESPVDGRAKLGIYVEHKGMYGYSTDDVAECVVKVFEDHPAATIERIAKPEKMDRYSLYKVAKEKGLDRLLVMELRGGNPPLVLTLGVSGKSFSTEYASRPVDGGAGRACDAASWTVQEFLDRDSIPAAKMAMEQSARAFQSGNTDLALGHLATAVNADPSDTHPIRRIAWIYQASGDLETALLWFRQATEMQYADAGTFSEAAMCAFAANDEELAYRYLELAVAAGARSPFYYLMLGRWHYRNGNYGSAAEALLDAQRLDPRGFNEYAGLVESLVQEERFAEAATFQAKAEAAAPTFEGQLALAGYHEKAEDFGRAAEVLRRLVEASPGDPELRKRLGAAYERAGKIEEAEKILATALEESPNDADVWRIVGSLRYRKKDYAGAIAAFQTARGLTSADPDTLRLEAMAREMAGDIDGAFAAYADAIDAESGVKESDVARFLAFAKKHNRLGSAVDAVRRALPYKDQDDRRTMVMAVGGRLVQDGDFDSAISLYESSLGSLGRYSPPMVALGDLYLKRGEWTKAAGVLMQATSMFSDAKVALFAASRFHEAKQWEHAKSFYNYSFGISSQNSLCVAGLAEVSLYLKDNPDLVNYYFNEAHPLQKTRAIEEKLRFLQIVWGFWTDRADYAGEYIRYSLKDPPVTNPAPDLADWKAWIGENLPETHRATALAVAEFFERKTTADAFRAAHPEYK